Proteins encoded within one genomic window of Mesobacillus subterraneus:
- a CDS encoding cytochrome d ubiquinol oxidase subunit II, with translation MTLELIGISVLWIFLFGYVIVASIDFGAGFFNAYSLFRGKQHILTGIIQRYLSPVWEVTNVFLVFFFVGIVGFFPKTAYYYGTILLVPASIGVVLLAIRGAYYAFTTYGGLKHKRYTYLYGLTGLFIPASLSIVLTISEGGFVEETPSGIELDYWTLFTSPLTWSIVVLSLTAVLYISAVFLTWYANKAQDEPATELLRKYALIWSVPTIVTATGIIVELRGHNPEHYSRLVDLWWLFAISLILFVGTVYLIGNRKAYGVAFGLLTGQFLIAFFAYGASHYPYLLYPFLSIYDSFTNDAMAIALIIAFIAGLGLLLPSLYLLLRLFLFNKDYVQGKRNDHA, from the coding sequence ATGACACTTGAACTAATCGGGATATCGGTCCTCTGGATTTTTCTCTTTGGATATGTCATCGTCGCCTCCATCGATTTCGGGGCAGGTTTTTTCAATGCATATAGTCTTTTCAGAGGAAAGCAGCATATCCTGACAGGGATTATCCAGCGTTATTTATCTCCTGTATGGGAAGTCACGAATGTATTCCTTGTATTTTTCTTCGTGGGAATTGTCGGTTTCTTTCCTAAAACAGCATATTATTACGGAACTATCCTGCTCGTTCCGGCCAGCATCGGAGTGGTGTTGCTAGCAATCCGCGGCGCTTATTATGCGTTCACCACTTACGGCGGATTGAAGCACAAGAGGTATACGTACTTGTACGGACTTACCGGCTTATTCATTCCTGCCTCATTATCAATCGTGCTCACGATTTCAGAAGGAGGGTTTGTGGAAGAGACTCCATCAGGAATTGAATTGGACTACTGGACTCTTTTTACCAGTCCTTTGACATGGAGCATAGTTGTCCTGAGTCTGACCGCTGTTCTATATATATCCGCCGTTTTTTTGACCTGGTATGCGAACAAGGCACAGGATGAACCGGCAACGGAACTCCTAAGGAAATATGCTTTGATTTGGAGTGTGCCGACGATTGTTACCGCAACAGGCATCATCGTTGAACTGAGGGGCCATAACCCTGAGCATTACAGCAGATTAGTTGATTTATGGTGGCTGTTTGCCATATCTCTCATCCTGTTTGTGGGAACAGTGTACCTGATTGGTAATCGCAAGGCATACGGTGTGGCGTTCGGGCTATTGACTGGCCAGTTCCTTATCGCATTTTTTGCCTATGGAGCTTCTCATTACCCGTATCTGTTGTATCCGTTCCTCAGCATATACGACAGCTTTACAAATGATGCGATGGCAATTGCTCTCATCATCGCGTTCATCGCTGGACTGGGACTTCTGCTTCCATCACTGTACTTGCTGCTAAGACTGTTTTTATTTAATAAAGACTATGTCCAGGGGAAAAGGAACGACCACGCATAG
- the cydS gene encoding cytochrome bd oxidase small subunit CydS — protein MAEFTMFYAPFIVIVASIAASFWLAGKDEKVE, from the coding sequence ATGGCTGAATTCACGATGTTTTACGCCCCTTTCATTGTCATTGTTGCATCGATTGCTGCATCATTTTGGCTGGCAGGGAAGGACGAAAAGGTGGAATAA
- a CDS encoding BC1872 family protein, which produces MTKTDAIARRILGWKLNRWDRWFDYEKGVFINDSEFQPERNLLHAMLVVERLEKLGYSFSSNGVSEASFNQFKGTGENLPEAITNAAYAIIENDSVVTSTSLWRKLS; this is translated from the coding sequence ATGACTAAAACAGATGCGATTGCGCGGAGAATTCTAGGATGGAAGCTGAACAGATGGGACCGCTGGTTCGATTATGAAAAAGGCGTCTTCATCAATGACTCCGAATTCCAGCCGGAAAGGAATCTTTTACATGCGATGCTGGTTGTCGAGAGACTGGAGAAATTAGGTTACAGCTTCTCTTCTAACGGAGTCTCCGAGGCTTCTTTTAATCAATTTAAAGGTACTGGTGAAAATTTACCTGAAGCAATCACAAATGCTGCTTATGCTATCATTGAGAATGATTCAGTAGTGACAAGTACATCATTGTGGCGCAAACTTTCTTAG